ATCGCCGGTTCAGGATTTATCAGACGTATTGAAAAACCCGCTTGGAATCTACGTTGTAGACATCAACGTCGCGCGGGATATCAGCTAATTCAGCGAAAGGAGTTTATTGATGAAGGTTAGAGATTTTGGTCTGTCTGTTTTGGTTTTGTGCCTTGTAACGACTGGGGCGAGTGCAAAGCAACTGTTCACGTCGGCGGAAATCGCGTCGTTTAACGCGACGGGGCATTTCCCCGCTCCGGCGGCGACGGAGCCGGTCGTTCCCACCGTCTTATCCTCTCAGCCCGGACAGCCGGGCGATCTGTCGCCCGACGACCCGACCATGAACCAGCCTGATTACTACGGCCCGTCCGAGTCGGAAACGCCAGACCCTGACGAAGTTCGCGCCATTCAGGAATGGGAAGCGCTCGACAGGGAAATCAAGCTCCGGGATTACGACAAGCTGGCGATGAAACTGCGCCAGCAGTACGACGAAGCGAAGCGAGCCGCGAACCCGTACATGGGCCAACAGGGCGTCGTCATCTTCCCGTACGGCGAAGCCGTTCCGCGCGTCACCTGCCGCCCGTTTAGGGTAACGGATCTGCGGCTGGCTCCGGGTGAGGAAATTCTCGGCATTCACGCCGGCGACACCACTCGTTGGACGTTTGAGCCGTCTGAGTCGATCGCCCGCGGACAGTCGGTCAAGCACGTCATTATCAAGCCGTCCACGGCTGGAATCAGCACGAACCTCGTTATCAACACGAACCGACGGACGTACAACCTCGACCTGACGGCCACCGACGGGGACAAGTACCTACCGAGCGTCGCGTTCTCCTACCCGGACGGGAGCGAGTCGGGCGACTTGAATAAACTTTTCGTCTCCGGCGGCTCATCGTCTTTCGCCGGCGGGGAAAAGAGCAAGGCGCTCAACACGTCGAACCTTTTTACCCGCTACACCCTCAAAGTTGCGGGGAACAAGAAACTGGACTGGCTTCCTCTGGCGGTGTTCGACGATGGGATGAAGACCTATATCAACATGCCGGGAAACATCAGCGAAGCGCCGGCCCTCTACATCTGCCTTGATGGGAAAGACACGCTCGTCAACTACCGCGTCTCCGATGGCCGCTACTACGTTGTAGACCGGCTGTTCGACAAAGCCTACTTGAAACTTGGAGCGAAGCGAGTTGCGATTATCCGTCAGGTGCCCTTGTCGGCGACGCCTGAGCGTTAGAGAGCAGGTTTGAACGTTATGGGGCCGTCGGCGTTTAACCACAACGAATATCAGGAGAAACAGCCGCTTTCAAAGCGGATACGGTACGTAATTATTTTCGGGATCATGATCCTTTTTGCCGCTGTCGCCGTTGCGATTTCTATGTCGAAAGGCCACTTCCGGGCGGCTGACGCTCCGACCGCCGTTAAGGCGACGACCGCGACGCCGCCGGAACCGTCCAAGGTTCCATCAAACGTAGAAGCTCCGGCACAAAACAAAGCGGTCGAAGAGGCCAAGGAAGAGCCGCCGCAGGTACAAGCGCCTCAGGTCATTTATTACCAAGCTCCCGCGCCTCGAGTAGGGAACTACCGAAAGAACGCCTACACCGTGAGGCTCGCGTCTGCCGGAACGGCCAGTACCATTTCGACCTTTGGCTCCAACGGCCAGAGCGGGAACGGAGGAGGGCAGGCTCAGCAGGCCAACCCGGGCGACTTGACGAACCTATTAGCTGGACTGGGCGGGGAAAACCCCGCGGCGGCTTGGGGGCGCGGTAACGCGCCAGACCCCAACGGTTGGAACAGAAAGGCCGAGTTCATGAAACAGGGACTGCCTGAGGACTACTCGCCCTATCTGCCGCAAGGCCTTCAATTTCATCAGTAAGTCCAGTATAAGACACGAAATATGGAACAGATTTTTTCGATTTTTTATTTCGTTCCGTACGAAAAACGCGAGAACTTATCCCAAAACGCGTCAGAATCTGCCCTAAATGAGACGCGTCTTCCGACGTAAAAGAAACCATTCGTCCGCCCAAAGTCATGCTCCACAGATATAGATAAAAGGGGTCCGGAGCAGGCTCCAGACCCCTCAATGACTTATCGGGACATTCGATCGGAAACGACGGCCCGGACGGCCGTTCCATCCGCCTTCCCCTTGACTTTGGGCATCACAGCGCCCATGATCCGGCCCATATCCTTGGCCGTTGGGGACGTAAGTCCCAGCTCGTCAAGCGTAGACTGGACCAGCGCCTCAAGCTCAGATCGGCTCATCTGAGGAGGAAGGTATCCTTCAAGGATTTTGGCCTCTGCCAGTTCATCGTCAGCCCGCTCTTGTGCTCCGCCTGCGGCGTACTGTTCCGCCGCCTCTTGGCGCTGCTTGATCTGCCGGCGGACGATCTGTTGGACGTCCTCGTCGGTGATCTGATAGGAGACGCCCTTGTCGGCCTGAAGTTTCTGAGCCTCGGACTTAAGAAGCCGCAGGACAGCGACTTCCCGGTCTTGGCGGCTCTTCATGGCTGTTTTCAGATCTGCGCAGATCCGTTCCAACATAGTTGACATGGCCCTTATCCTCTCGCCCGGCGGCGGGAGAGCTCCTGGCGCTTCCGCTTCTTCGCCTCGCTCGGTTTCTCGTAGTGTTCTTTCTTCCGGGCCTCGCGAAGCACACCTGTCTTCGAAACGTCCCGCTTGAAACGGCGCAGGACGTCTTCAATCGACTCATTTTCTTTTCTTACCACGGTCGTCAAAACAAATCCCTCCTTTCTTTGCCACTCATGTTCTACCTAGCCCGGAGGCCAGCCCAGCAGACGTCCTGCTAGGAGATGAACATGAAGATGGGGGACTGTTTGACCAGCCGCCGCTCCACAGTTGACCACTAGCCGAAAATCTTCGATCTTCAGCTGACGGGCTACCAAGGTGCAGGCGGTCATGAGGCGGCCCCACAGCGCTGGGTCTTCTACCGCCGAGGCGCTCTGAACATGGGCCTTCGGCACAACCAGAATATGCACCGGGGCCTGAGGCGCCACGTCTTTGAACGCTATGACGTCTTGGTCCTCGTAAACCCGCTGCGCTGACAGTTGGCCTTGGACGATACCGCAAAACGGACACTTATCCATCAGCGGTCACCTCACTTGTAGATGCATTGTAACCTACAAAACGCGCTCCGACAATAGCCCAATTAATGCCGTGGGCGAAGCCTTTCATTCGGGCTAATTTTTGGGTCCGTCCGCTTCGGGCCGGTTCGTCTCGTTTGGGCGCTCAAGATACAAAACGCCGTCTTCCTTCCAAATCGGCTGAACCGTGCACCACTTGTCCCTTTCGTACGAAGCGGGCAGGTGAACTTCAATGTAGTCGCCCGTGTACCCCGACGGCGCGCCCTTTCCTCCCCGCTCGGCGTACACGACGACGCTCCGCCCCAGCGACCGCGCGGCCTGCTCGTCCAGCAGAAGACGGCCCAATCGCTCAAGTTCTTCCAGCCGCCGCTTCCCGGTTTGGCGGTCAACCTGATCGGGGAACCGAGCCGCCGGCGTTCCGGGCCTGATCGAAAAGATGAAGCCGTGTATCCGTCCAATCCGAGCCTCCTGCAGGACTTCTAGCGTCCGGGCAAACGCCTCGTCAGTCTCGCCGGGAAAGGCGACCATCACGTCGGTCGAAACGTGCAGACCGTCGCCAAGCGCGCGCCGAAGTTTTTTGACCAGTTCAAGGAACTGTCCGCTCGTTCCCGGTCGGCGCATCCGGCGAAGCACCCCGTCGTCGCCGCTCTGCAGCGGCAGATGAAGATGCGGGGCAAAGACAGTCAGAGACGCCATGGCGTCAATGTCCCGTTCGTCAATGCCAAACGGCTCCAGCGAGCCGAGCCGCAGCCGCTTCAGGCCGGGAACGTTTCCCACCGCCTCAATTAAATCGGCAAGGCCACGTCCGCTTTCCTTTCCCCATTGTCCGAGGTGAACGCCAGTCAAAACGAGTTCGGTTCGTCCCGCTTCGACAAGCCGCCGCGCCTCGGCAACGGTTCGCTCAAGAGGCCGGCTCACCGACGGGCCTCTCAGCGACGGGACGATGCAGTAACTGCACCGGCAGTCACAGCCGTCCTGCACCTTGATGAACGCCCGGCTGTGGGCGACCGACGTCCGCTCGTCCAGTTCGTCCCAAACGCCGGCCAGCGGGCTTCTCAGCGCGTAAAAGGAAGATTCGGACGTCCGGAAGGAGAGCTCCCGCTCCACGAGGGCGAGAATTTCGCCTTTATGCCCGTTGCCCACCAGCAGGTCAATGCCCAGCTTTTTGGCCAACGCCTCGTCAGCCCCTTGGGCCCAGCAGCCGGACGCGACGAGAAGCGCCCGCGGGCAACGCCGCCGCAGGCGTCCGATGAGCTGACGGCTTTTCCTGTCCGCCATCGCGGTAATAGAACAGGTGACGACGATTCCGACGTCGAACGGCCCATCGGAAGCGACCGACGCGCCGGCAGACAAAAAAGCGGAGGCCAGAGCCTCCGCTTCAGCTGCGTTCACCCGGCACCCGAGAAATTCGATTCTGACCGCCGTCCCGGCGAGGCTCACGAAGAGGCCTCCGCCCACAGTCCACACCAGTCTCCGCAGTGAATTTCGTCCACCAGTTTCAGACCGGCTGACGGGAAAAGCTTTTTGAACTCTTCCCCTTCGGCGATGAGCATGCCGGAGAAGATCGCCCGCCCGCCCTCTCGAAGGACCTTCGAGACGTCCGGCAGCATTTCACAAAGAGGCTCGAAAAGGATATTCGCCATCAGGAGATCGACTTTTCGGTCAAACCCCTTGAGCAGGTCGCCCACCTCGACGGCGATCTTTTCGGGGGGGATGTCGTTCAAGTCCCGCGAGTTGTGAAGCGCTTCGTCCACCACTGACGGGTCCAAGTCTCTGGCGTAGACCTTGGAGGCCCCCAGCTTGACCGCGGCGATGGAGAGAATAGCCGAACCGCAGCCGATGTCAGCTGCCACGTCGCCGGGCCGAATTGCCCGCTCTAAGAGCGACAGGACGGACTGAGTGCTCTCGTGATACCCTGTGCCAAACGACGAACCGGGGTAAATGTACAGCGGGATCCGGCCGCTGGACGGCGAAAAGCCCTCGCTGTGCCACGGCGCCATGACGGTGAGCCGGTTTCCCACGTTGAGCGGCGGAAACGCGTCCATCCACTCGGTATGCCACGGTCTGTTCTCGATTCGCCCCATATCCCGAATTGACACCTCAGGCCAGCAGTCCATCAATCCCGAAAGCCTCTCGAGCCAAGCGCCGAGGTCTTTCGAGCTTCGATAATAGATCTGCAGCTGGGCGTTTTCTCCCCGGCTGGTGTCCTCGCTTCCCAAACAACCTGACGCCTCGGCCAGCGACGCGAGAACCTCCTCGTGTCCCTTAGGGGCCTGAAGCGTAATGTACCACCAGAACGATTCACCGTTCACCACGTTGACCATATCATTTACCTCCGCGGCGTTAGAAAAAGCCGCCGTGATTATAGCAAAAACGGAACGTCGGGATGACCCCTAAACTGTCTAGAGGATTCTCAGCCA
This is a stretch of genomic DNA from Jonquetella anthropi DSM 22815. It encodes these proteins:
- a CDS encoding TrbG/VirB9 family P-type conjugative transfer protein translates to MKVRDFGLSVLVLCLVTTGASAKQLFTSAEIASFNATGHFPAPAATEPVVPTVLSSQPGQPGDLSPDDPTMNQPDYYGPSESETPDPDEVRAIQEWEALDREIKLRDYDKLAMKLRQQYDEAKRAANPYMGQQGVVIFPYGEAVPRVTCRPFRVTDLRLAPGEEILGIHAGDTTRWTFEPSESIARGQSVKHVIIKPSTAGISTNLVINTNRRTYNLDLTATDGDKYLPSVAFSYPDGSESGDLNKLFVSGGSSSFAGGEKSKALNTSNLFTRYTLKVAGNKKLDWLPLAVFDDGMKTYINMPGNISEAPALYICLDGKDTLVNYRVSDGRYYVVDRLFDKAYLKLGAKRVAIIRQVPLSATPER
- a CDS encoding GatB/YqeY domain-containing protein, whose product is MSTMLERICADLKTAMKSRQDREVAVLRLLKSEAQKLQADKGVSYQITDEDVQQIVRRQIKQRQEAAEQYAAGGAQERADDELAEAKILEGYLPPQMSRSELEALVQSTLDELGLTSPTAKDMGRIMGAVMPKVKGKADGTAVRAVVSDRMSR
- the rpsU gene encoding 30S ribosomal protein S21: MTTVVRKENESIEDVLRRFKRDVSKTGVLREARKKEHYEKPSEAKKRKRQELSRRRARG
- a CDS encoding histidine triad nucleotide-binding protein: MDKCPFCGIVQGQLSAQRVYEDQDVIAFKDVAPQAPVHILVVPKAHVQSASAVEDPALWGRLMTACTLVARQLKIEDFRLVVNCGAAAGQTVPHLHVHLLAGRLLGWPPG
- a CDS encoding MiaB/RimO family radical SAM methylthiotransferase; the protein is MSLAGTAVRIEFLGCRVNAAEAEALASAFLSAGASVASDGPFDVGIVVTCSITAMADRKSRQLIGRLRRRCPRALLVASGCWAQGADEALAKKLGIDLLVGNGHKGEILALVERELSFRTSESSFYALRSPLAGVWDELDERTSVAHSRAFIKVQDGCDCRCSYCIVPSLRGPSVSRPLERTVAEARRLVEAGRTELVLTGVHLGQWGKESGRGLADLIEAVGNVPGLKRLRLGSLEPFGIDERDIDAMASLTVFAPHLHLPLQSGDDGVLRRMRRPGTSGQFLELVKKLRRALGDGLHVSTDVMVAFPGETDEAFARTLEVLQEARIGRIHGFIFSIRPGTPAARFPDQVDRQTGKRRLEELERLGRLLLDEQAARSLGRSVVVYAERGGKGAPSGYTGDYIEVHLPASYERDKWCTVQPIWKEDGVLYLERPNETNRPEADGPKN
- a CDS encoding 50S ribosomal protein L11 methyltransferase, producing the protein MVNVVNGESFWWYITLQAPKGHEEVLASLAEASGCLGSEDTSRGENAQLQIYYRSSKDLGAWLERLSGLMDCWPEVSIRDMGRIENRPWHTEWMDAFPPLNVGNRLTVMAPWHSEGFSPSSGRIPLYIYPGSSFGTGYHESTQSVLSLLERAIRPGDVAADIGCGSAILSIAAVKLGASKVYARDLDPSVVDEALHNSRDLNDIPPEKIAVEVGDLLKGFDRKVDLLMANILFEPLCEMLPDVSKVLREGGRAIFSGMLIAEGEEFKKLFPSAGLKLVDEIHCGDWCGLWAEASS